AGGATGTGATGCAGTTTCTGCACACGATGGAAAGTGACGCGGTGGACCGTCTGCTCGGGCTTGTGTCCGTGCTGTACGGATTTTCACTGTTTCTTATATTCTTTCTCGTTTATTTTGCGGGAAAATACCAGATGGAGAGGAGGAGTCATGAATTCGGGCTATATCTTATGCTTGGCATGAAGAGGAGCAGGCTGTTTGGCATCCTTATGGCGGAAGATATGTGGAACAGTGTGCTGGCTCTGCTGGCAGGCCTTCCGCTCTCCGTATTCCTCTCCGAGATGATCAGTCTGATAACCTCACGGCTGGTCGGTCTTGGGATCATCGGGCATCGGTCGTCCTTTTCGGTGACGGCGGTGCTCTGGACGGCAGCGGGTTTTTTTGGGGTAAAGTTTCTGGCCTTTCTCATACTGAGCGGCAAGATCGCGCGGCAGGAGATCAGCGTGCTCATGGAAGAGGGACAGGAGGAAAAGCAGCGTGAGGAACAGGGGAGATCCCCGGTCCTGCGGTTTGCGGCAGGTCTGCTGCTTTTGGCCGCCGCCTATGGCACAGCACTCTCAGGAATGGCGTGGAGAGATGTGCGGACAATGACCGTTACGGTCATCGTTGGCACGGCCGGCACATTTCTGCTTTTTTCCGGGCTTGGGAAACGGCTTGAGGCTGTCATGCTCCGAAAGAAACAGAAGAAAGGTCTTTATACGTTTACATGCAGGCAGCTTCAGGAAAATGTATTTCTGAAGCACAGATCTATGGCGGTTTCCTCTCTTTTGATCCTTATGGCGCTCGTGTGCTTTTCCTATGGTATCGCCATGGGCCGCGCGGCGGGGAGAGAGGAAGGGCATGCGGCAGACTTTACCTTTACCGGCGGGGAAGCGGATATCAGAAGAGAGCTTGCGGCGCCGGAACTTAAAGAGATGCTCGGAGGACTCTCGGAAGTGAAGGCGGGGCTGTTATTTACCGAGGAGGAACCGGAGGGCACAGGCCACAGACAGCATACCTTCGGCATGGAACAGCTGCTTGAGGCAGCGGATAAGCTTAAGGACTCTGAGGAAAAGGAAACATTTAAGGATAATCTGCGTTATTTTACTTCTCCGTATGTGATCTCACTGTCCGGATATAATGAGATCCTGAAGATGGCGGGAAAGGCTCCCATTCGCCTCAGTGACAATGAGACTGCGTTTTATACCGATGCCGATTACTCTGACGGCGCGTATAAAAAGGTGGTGGATGAAGTGTGCAGGATGAGGCCGGTGGTTACGATAGACGGAGAGGATCATAAGGTGACCGGCACACTGTGCACGGAAAATCTGGTGGCCGACCGCCTCATCACGATCAGCCTCGGCCTTATTCTCCCGGATAAGGTATTTGACAGGCTGTTTGCAGGAGAAGAAGTGAATGTGTACTGGAATACTTACGTGCAAAGAGAACTTGTGGAAGAAAAGGGACTTCTCCAGGCGGTGATGCAGGTCAACAGCCTGCTCAAAAAGACAGACCTGGAATATGAGTCCTATCTGCAGGGCATAGGGCGCCAGATGTTCTACAATGTGGCCTCCACTTATGTGAGCCTCTACCTGGCGGCCATATTTCTCATAATAGGCAATACAGTCATAGGGGTACAGTTTCTGATGCAGCAGAAAAAGTGCGGGAAGCGTTACCGGATGCTCATCATGCTCGGCAGTGACAGCGGGGCGGTCTGCCGCTCTCTGGATACACAGATCAGATGGTATTTCGCGTTGACGGTCCTGACGGCGGTCATAAGCAGTATCTTTGGGATCGGTTCTCTGTTTAAGGGGATCCTCCCGACAGCGCTTGAAGGAAGGGCCGGCGTTCTGTTTTGGACCGCGCTTCTGGCAGCGGGGCTTCTGTGTATCGTGGAGTATGTGTATATAACAATTGTGATGCGGGCGGGCAGACGCCATATCCTCGAGATGGTCCGGCCGGCAAAAGAGAGGACATAAATGAGGGAAGTTACGTGAAAAAGATAGTAATTGTTGAAGACGAGACGTACATGAGGGAAGAACTGGAATATATTTTTCAAAAGGCCGGGTATGAGGTGCTGTGCATTACGGATTTTGGCAGCGCCTCCGCGGCCGTCTTCCGGTACGCCCCGCATCTTGTAGTATTGGATCTGAATCTTCCAGGCAAGAGCGGGTTCGACATATGTATGGAGCTTAAGGAGCGAAGCAGCTGTCCGGTGCTCGTGCTGACATCCAGAAATCATCTGAATGATGAACTGAGGGCGCTGCGTATCGGGGCGGATGAGTATCTGACGAAACCGTGCCGCAAGGAACGTCTTCTTGCCAGGGCGGAAAATCTCATGCGCCGCTTCGAGGGAAGGGAACAGGAGATACGCCTGGGGGAACTGACGCTCGATATCCGGACGTATACACTGTATGTGTCGGGCTGTTCTGTGCTGCTGCCGGAGAATCAGGGAAAGATCATGGAGAAGCTTATGAAGAAAAGAGGCGGGACCGTCACAAAAGAGGAACTGAGCAGCGCGCTCTGGGGCACGACGGAATATATCGATGAAAATGCGCTGCAGGTCAATATGACACGGCTTAAGAAAACACTTGCACGCCTGTCTCTTGACGGCCGGATCGAGACAGTGAGGGGCGTTGGCTATCGGATCGCCAAAGGAGATGCGTATGGAAAAGATTAGACGATTCCGGGATATCTGTATGGACCACAAATTATGGCTCGGGCTGCTTCTTCTGTCGGACACTGTATTTGGACTTTTTCTCTGGCTGGCAGACATACGCGCGTTCCGGGAACTGGCCGGAATGTTCTTCCTTTTTTCTCTCCTTCTCTTTGCCGCGGCCGCGGCGTGTACGTACCGCAGGGAGGTGAGGCAGAGTAAGCTTGTGCCGGAATATCTGGGCAGTCCGGATGAAGAGATGGAAGAACAGCTCTGCCGCTGCCTGTCCGCCGGGGAACGGCGGCACATCCGGCTGGCGGCGCAGCTGCTTTGCCAAAAAGAAGAACGCATAAAGGAGCAGGTGATCCGTCTGGAAGAATATGAAACGTTCATAGAGACGTGGGCGCATGAGGTCAAGACGCCGCTGGCGCTGATGACACTTGTTCTTGATAACCGGAGGAATGAGATCGGTCCGGATATCCATAAGCGGCTTGAATATGCGAGAAACCAGATGCATGGTTTTATAGAGCAGATACTGTTTTACGCAAGACTGAAAGCGGTGCATAAAGACTATCTGCTGGAGAAAGTGAGCGTGGCGGAAAGTGTCGGTGAAGTGCTGGATGAATATGAGATGCTCATTCATGAAGCAGGATTTCATATAGAGGCGGATATTTCCGATGAGCAGGTGGTAACAGATAAAAAAAGTCTCTGCTTTATTTTAAGCCAGATCATGGGTAATTCCATCAAATATACGAGAACGGAGGAAATTCGTCCCGAACTTTCCGTAACATTGCGCCGGTCAGGATCAGACAGGAAACTGGTGCTGGAAATAGAAGATAATGGAACCGGAATAAAGGAGACGGACTTGCCGTTTATCTTTGACAAAGGATTCTCCGGAGACGCAGGCGGGCAGAGGAAGAAATCAAGCGGTATGGGGCTGTATCTTGCGGCTCAGATCGCGGGAGAACTGAAGATCGGGCTGGACGCACATTCCGTGTATAAAAAAGGGACAAGGATCACGCTCGTCCTGTAACTAAAATTACCAATATAACTCTTCTTTTTATGCAGATACTAACATTGTAGCTATAGTATTTACAGGAAAGGAGAAAATTATGTCAAAAGAACAGTTAGCCATCGCCAGCGTGCCGGTTCAGGACTATGGTGAAATCTACGATGATAAAAAAGCTCTGTGCGAGGGTACGATATTCAGCGAGTTGGATATGCCGTTTTTTGCGGCAGACGGCGAGAATGGCAAAAGCAGCGGGAAGAGTGCGTTGTTCGGCATGAACCAGAAGCTGCCGGAGGAAAAAGAAAGAGAAGAACTGATGACAAAGCTGACAGAGGTCAGTTTTGTACTGGATGATCTGACATTATACCTCGATACCCACGGTGATGAGGAACAGGCGGTGAGTCTGTACGAGCAGAAGCTTACAGAGAGGGAGACGCTGAAAAAGCAGTTTGCGGAAAAATTCTATCCGCTCACGAGAGACTGTATCCCTTACTGTACAAAAAAAGAAGACGGCAGATTCTGCTGGCAGACGGGGCCGATGCCCTGGGAAGGAGCGTGTGTATAATGTGGCAGTATGAGAAGAGATTACAGTTTCCGGTAAAGATCACAAAGACTTGTCCGAAGACCGCACAGATGATCATAAGCCAGTACGGAGGCCCGGACGGAGAATTGTCCGCTTCCATGCGGTATCTGGCGCAGCGATATACGATGCCGGTAAAGGCGGTGGGCGGACTGCTCACTGATATTGGTACAGAAGAACTGGCCCATATGGAGATCATCTGCGCCATGGTATACCAGCTGACGAAAGATCTGACGATAGAGCAGGCTAAGACAGCGGGATTTGACGCGTATTATATCGACCATACGACAGCGCTCTGGCCGCAGGCCGCAGCGTCTGTTCCGTTTACTTCGCTGGAATTCCAGTCCAAAGGTGATGCCATAGCGGATCTTACTGAGGACCTTGCGGCTGAACAGAAGGCAAGGACCGTATATGACAACCTGCTGCGGATGATAACGGATCCGGAAGTGAGGGAGCCGCTTAAGTTCCTGCGGACGAGGGAGATCGTCCACTTCCAGCGTTTTGGCGAGGCGCTGGAGAAGACGAAAGACCAGCTGGACAGCAAGAACTTCTATTATTTTAACCCTGAATTTGATAAAGACAAATTTCACGGCAAGCTTTAGACGGCCAATATAGGCATAAGGCTGCTCTCTTTCGTGCATGTGCATGCACGGCGGAGGGCAGCCTTATTTTTTATAACATAGAAATTTCATTCCCTATGTTATAAAAACCCTCCGGGGGAGGCACACTCGCGCGAAGATGTAATATGTCGCAAGCGGCCGCGCTCGGCGCGAGAATGTGCTAGGGCACATTCTTTATTTTATAATTCCATTCGGTTTTTGAAATTAAATATCTGACAATATTGACTTATATAAAATAAAGTCTTACAATTAATATAATAAATAAGAACGGAAAGGAGTGGCTTGTATGTCAGCATATCTTATATTCACATTTATTTTTGCGGCTGCTGTACTCGTCTTCTGTTATGTGCTTACAAGGTACTGGTTCGGTACCGGAAGACATATGCCGGAGCAGGACGTTGGAAAGCTGCGGTTCGGTTCAAAGACAGCCTTTGCGCTGACCCATTTCTGGAAGGCGGTGGACGATGCAAAGGAGCTTCCGTCGGAGACTGTAAAGGGCGGGATGGGCAGCGCCGCCGGTATCACAGCAGAGGACAGAAGCGGGCCTGTCCTGTCAGACGGCGGCAGGAAGCCGGCGGAAGTCAGAAACGGATACGTTAGAAGAAAATACCGGTTAAAGGAGAACATGTAAAGCAGTATGAAAAAAGAAAAAATGCCACATTGCCAAACGGATGCGGCTGCTTCGGAGATACCCTTCACAGCAGCCGCATCCGTGTTGTTTTTGTGCGGACGGCCTGGCAGCCTGTCCTGTTTTCAGGGAGCAAAGACATTTTTTTAGCAGGTGCGGGGTACATTTCATATAAGTGTATGTGGGATTTGGGATAAGAGATATGTAGTAATAAGAACCGGAAAGATGAAGCGTTGTGCATTCTGGTTCTTATTTTTTAGATCTGAAGCGCTAAAGAAACATTTCGTATAATCCGAGTACGATCAGTATTACGCCGGAGACCGGTCCGGCCCATCGTTTTAATACGCCCGAGACTCCGATGCGCCCTATTTTATTACCGGTGTACAGAAATACCATACAGATAAGCAGGGTGGCAATGGAGGTGGGGATGAGCTTCATGCCTGAGATGCTGGCTCCTATGCCCATCCCCATGTTGTTCACAGTGAGGGCGCAGGCGATGAGTACGGCTTCTCTCAGGGTTATGGTCTTATCCGGCGGCTCTGCTTCCGGATTATCCCAGTCGTCCGGCGGCAGCTTACCCTGCCGGTATTCGATCATGGACTTTACCGTATAATACAGTCCGAGGACGATCAGTACGATGCAGCCGATTCGCTGTGCGACACTGGCGGGAATAAACAAGGTGAGCTGAAGTCCCATATAGATGGAAAATATTGTTCCGGCAAATGTTATGAGGCTAATGACAATATTCTCCGCAAAGGGCACCCGTTCCTTTTTGATCCCGTAGGATATTCCGACGATCAGAGTGTCTATGT
This is a stretch of genomic DNA from [Clostridium] hylemonae DSM 15053. It encodes these proteins:
- a CDS encoding ABC transporter permease, giving the protein MFFNMVGRNSRRDRKENGMFFGSLTAAVVLFYMILSLENQDVMQFLHTMESDAVDRLLGLVSVLYGFSLFLIFFLVYFAGKYQMERRSHEFGLYLMLGMKRSRLFGILMAEDMWNSVLALLAGLPLSVFLSEMISLITSRLVGLGIIGHRSSFSVTAVLWTAAGFFGVKFLAFLILSGKIARQEISVLMEEGQEEKQREEQGRSPVLRFAAGLLLLAAAYGTALSGMAWRDVRTMTVTVIVGTAGTFLLFSGLGKRLEAVMLRKKQKKGLYTFTCRQLQENVFLKHRSMAVSSLLILMALVCFSYGIAMGRAAGREEGHAADFTFTGGEADIRRELAAPELKEMLGGLSEVKAGLLFTEEEPEGTGHRQHTFGMEQLLEAADKLKDSEEKETFKDNLRYFTSPYVISLSGYNEILKMAGKAPIRLSDNETAFYTDADYSDGAYKKVVDEVCRMRPVVTIDGEDHKVTGTLCTENLVADRLITISLGLILPDKVFDRLFAGEEVNVYWNTYVQRELVEEKGLLQAVMQVNSLLKKTDLEYESYLQGIGRQMFYNVASTYVSLYLAAIFLIIGNTVIGVQFLMQQKKCGKRYRMLIMLGSDSGAVCRSLDTQIRWYFALTVLTAVISSIFGIGSLFKGILPTALEGRAGVLFWTALLAAGLLCIVEYVYITIVMRAGRRHILEMVRPAKERT
- a CDS encoding response regulator transcription factor; this encodes MKKIVIVEDETYMREELEYIFQKAGYEVLCITDFGSASAAVFRYAPHLVVLDLNLPGKSGFDICMELKERSSCPVLVLTSRNHLNDELRALRIGADEYLTKPCRKERLLARAENLMRRFEGREQEIRLGELTLDIRTYTLYVSGCSVLLPENQGKIMEKLMKKRGGTVTKEELSSALWGTTEYIDENALQVNMTRLKKTLARLSLDGRIETVRGVGYRIAKGDAYGKD
- a CDS encoding sensor histidine kinase, producing the protein MEKIRRFRDICMDHKLWLGLLLLSDTVFGLFLWLADIRAFRELAGMFFLFSLLLFAAAAACTYRREVRQSKLVPEYLGSPDEEMEEQLCRCLSAGERRHIRLAAQLLCQKEERIKEQVIRLEEYETFIETWAHEVKTPLALMTLVLDNRRNEIGPDIHKRLEYARNQMHGFIEQILFYARLKAVHKDYLLEKVSVAESVGEVLDEYEMLIHEAGFHIEADISDEQVVTDKKSLCFILSQIMGNSIKYTRTEEIRPELSVTLRRSGSDRKLVLEIEDNGTGIKETDLPFIFDKGFSGDAGGQRKKSSGMGLYLAAQIAGELKIGLDAHSVYKKGTRITLVL
- a CDS encoding spore coat protein CotJB, with the translated sequence MSKEQLAIASVPVQDYGEIYDDKKALCEGTIFSELDMPFFAADGENGKSSGKSALFGMNQKLPEEKEREELMTKLTEVSFVLDDLTLYLDTHGDEEQAVSLYEQKLTERETLKKQFAEKFYPLTRDCIPYCTKKEDGRFCWQTGPMPWEGACV
- a CDS encoding manganese catalase family protein, whose product is MWQYEKRLQFPVKITKTCPKTAQMIISQYGGPDGELSASMRYLAQRYTMPVKAVGGLLTDIGTEELAHMEIICAMVYQLTKDLTIEQAKTAGFDAYYIDHTTALWPQAAASVPFTSLEFQSKGDAIADLTEDLAAEQKARTVYDNLLRMITDPEVREPLKFLRTREIVHFQRFGEALEKTKDQLDSKNFYYFNPEFDKDKFHGKL
- a CDS encoding manganese efflux pump, which produces MHLISSVLFALSANIDTLIVGISYGIKKERVPFAENIVISLITFAGTIFSIYMGLQLTLFIPASVAQRIGCIVLIVLGLYYTVKSMIEYRQGKLPPDDWDNPEAEPPDKTITLREAVLIACALTVNNMGMGIGASISGMKLIPTSIATLLICMVFLYTGNKIGRIGVSGVLKRWAGPVSGVILIVLGLYEMFL